CCCGTGTGTCGAGAGACGGGTGAACCGGGCGCAGTCGCCGCAGGAGCCAGTGTAGCGCGACGGGCGCACGGCAGCCGATGCGGTATGCTGGGTCGCCGGGGACGGATGCACCGATGATGGAGACTGCCGAGATTCGCCGCCGCCTGCTGCAGACGATCGACCGCGCGCGGCGAGAGAACGCCGTGCACCGGCAGGAGGCCGACACGGCGTCACGCCACTTCGATCGGTTCCTGTCGCAGGTGGCCGCGCCGATCTTCCGCACCCTGGCGCAGGCGCTCCGGGCCGAGGGTCATGCCTTCCAGGTCGCGACGCCGGCCGGTGCGATCCGCCTCGTCTCGGAACGATCGCCCGAGGACTTCATCGAGCTCGAGCTCGACACGACCCGGCGTCCCGTCGCGATTCTCGGACGCACGAGACTCGCACGCGGGCGACGGCTGATCGATCGCGAGTCGGTGTTCTTCCAGGGGCCCGCGGTCGACCAGCTCGAGGACGATCACGTGCTCGAGTTCCTGCTGAAAGAGCTCGAGCCGTTCGTCGAGCGTTGACCACCGGCTTCCCGCGCGTCACCGTCGGCGACGGTGGGCTCGACGCCGCGAGGCCGACTTGCGGGAGTCGGTCCACGACGTGCCGATGTCATCCCCATCAGGCCGCCGAGCAGCGGGTGCCACGTGACTTGGTCGAATCCCGCCGCGCGCCAGCGCGCGAGGAGGGCGGGAGCGCCCGGGTAGCGCCGGAGCGACGCGGAAATGTAGCGGTACGTGTCGGCGTCGCGGTGCAGCGCCCAGCCGAGGATGCTGCCGACGGCATCGAGGTAGCCGAGGTACACGCTCCTCACGAGCGTGCTTGCCGGCCGGTTGAAGTCGAGTGCCACGATCCGTCCTCCCGGGCGAAGGACCCGGTGCATCTCGAGGAGGGCCGTGTCGAGATCCGGCACGTTGCGCAGCGCGTAGCCGGCCGTGACCAGGTCGACGCACGCGTCGGCCACGGGCAGGCACGTGATGTCGGCCGCGACGAAGGTGACGCGGCGCGCCTCTGCCTTGCGCCGGGCGAGGCGGATCATCGGCAGGGCGAGATCGACGCCGACCACCGCGACGCCTCGACCCGCCAGGCGGATCGCCAGGTCGCCGGTGCCGCACGCCAGGTCGAGCCCCCGCGCCCCTGGCGCTGGCGAGGTCAGCTCGACGACGCGGTCCTTCCAGCGTTGGTCGAGGCCGCAGGACAGCACGCGCGTCACGAGGTCGTATCTCGGCGCGATGGTCGAGAACAGCCAGCGGTTGTATCCGCGTTTCACCTCGGGCGTCGCGAACGCCTCGGCGAGCGGCACGCGCCCGTCCTGCCACGGTCTCTGCACGCGGTCGCGCCTGGCGCGGTTCGGCACGGGAGCATGGTACCCTGTGAGGACCCGCGCCGGGTCGACATCCGGAGGATCTCCAGCCCGTGCTGCCGTCGAGCACCGTCGAGAACTACCTCAAGGCCGTCCACCACGCGCAGTCGGCGCTCGAGGCCGACGCGCTCGTCCCGATGGGACAGCTCGCCCAGGCGCTCGGGGTCGTGCCCGGAACCGCCACGGCCATGGTCAAGGCGCTCGCCGAGTCGGGGCTCGTGCGCTACGAGCCGTACGCGGGCGTGAGGCTGACCCCGGCCGGCGACCGGCTGGCCGGCCTCGTGCTTCGTCGTCACCGGCTGATTGAGCTCTTCCTCGTGCGGGTGATGGGCCTCCGCTGGGACGAGGTCCACGACGAGGCCGAACACCTCGAGCACGCGATGTCCGACCGGCTCATCGACCGGATGGACGAGATGCTCGGCTGGCCGGCGGTCGATCCGCATGGCGACCCCATTCCCGACCCGCAGGGCACGGTCCCGCGGCGCGAGTACCTGTCGCTGGCCACCAGCCCGATCGCCACGCCGCTCGTCGTGTCGCGCATCGCCGACCAGGATGCCGAGTTCCTCCGGTTCGTCGAACGCAGCGGATTGAAGCCGGGCACGCCGATCTCCGTCGAGGTGCGCGATGCCGCCTCGGACGCGGTCCACGTCGTCACCGGCGACGGCCGTCGCCTCACGCTCGGCCTGAGGGCGGCGTCGAAGCTGCTGGTCGAGATTGCCGGACGCCCCTGAGTCTGGCTCAGGCCTCGGCGGCGTTCGCGTCGCCGGCGAAGGCCTCGAGCAGCGCGAGCGGGCGACTGACGAGCCGCACGCCGGCGAGATCCGCGGCGGCCATCGCCTGGAACCCGAAGCCATACGCCGCGCAGACGGCCTGGGCCCCGGCGGCCCGGGCCGTCTGGAGGTCGACCCACGAGTCGCCGACGAGGGCGCACGCGCGGCCGGTGGCGTCGAAGCGCCGCATGAGGTCCAGGACCGAAGACGGATCGGGTTTGCGAGGGAACGGCCCGTCGCCGCCCACGATCGAGCTGAGGTACGGGGCAAAGCCGAAGTGCTGCAGCAGCCGGACGGCCGGGGCCGCCGGCTTGTTGGTCACGACGGCGAGGACCGAGCGTTCGGCGAGCGCCCGCACCATGTCGACCGCGCCGTCGTACGGACGCGTCTCGTCGAGGAGACAGTCGTCGTAGTGGGCGAGGTACCGCGTCAACGCGTCGGACGGCCACCGATCGGCCGGCAGCCCGCGTGCGGCCAGCACGCGGTCGACGAGCAGCCGCGCGCCCTCGCCGACCATACCGGCCACGGTGGCCGGTTCAAGGGGGTCGAGACCGTACGAGGCGAGCATGCGGTTGGCCGCCGTGGCAAGGTCGTCCCGCGAGTCGACCAGCGTGCCGTCGAGATCGAAGACGACGAGGCGGGGAGTCATTCCCCGGTGTAGACCGCCGAGGACGAGGGCGTTTCGTAGACCCGCACCGCAACGACGGGGAACCCGAGGCTTGCCGCCTGGTCGAAGATCAGCTTGGCGATCCGCTCCACCGTGGGGTTGCTCTCGAGCAGGTACATCGGCTCGCCCAGAGCACGCAGGGGTCCCACGAGCGGGTCGTCGTGGCGCAGGATCATCTTGTGGTCGAGCTCCCGATCGATCCACCCTTTGACGAGCCGCTTGATGTCGCTGAAGTCGGCCACCATGTTGCGAGAGTCGAGCGCGCCGCTGCGTACCTCGATCTCCGCCACGGCGTTGTGGCCGTGCGGGTGCTTGCACACGCCGTCGTAGTCGAGCAGGCGGTGCCCATAGCAGAACTCGATGCGCTTGGTCACAGAATACATGGCAGGAACCCGGGCGAGAGACGGGGCGTCTCAGGAATGCCGATGGTAGTGGAACGCGCAACACGGGGTCAAGCGACCGCGGTGCTGTGTTCGGCTGGTCTCGACAGTGCCGTGCTCGTGGCGCTCGAGGCCCGGACGGGACCCGTCGTGCCGGTGTACGTCGCGGTCGGCTTCGCGTGGGAGGCCGCCGAGCAACGGGCGCTCGAACGCCTCTTCGCTGCGGGGGCCTACGGCGGGCAGGTCGACCGGCCGGTGACACTCGCCCTCGACATGCGCGACGTCTACGCGCCGTCCCACTGGGCCGTCCGCGGTGATCCACCCGGCTACCACACCCCGGATGAAGACGTCTACCTCACGGGCCGCAACGTCGTGCTGCTCGGCAAGGCGGGCGTGTTCTGCGCCACGCGCGGCCTCCATCGACTCGCCATCGGGCCGCTCGCCGGCAACCCATTCCCCGACGCGACGCCGGAGTTCTTCCGCGCGATGGCCTCGGCCCTGTCGCTCGGCCTCGGGCACGACATCGAGATCGTCGCGCCACTGCAGGCGATGCACAAGGACGAGGTGATCGCGCTCGGGCGTGAGCTCGGCGTGCCTCTCGAGCTGTCGCTCTCGTGCATGAACCCGAGCGACGACCTGCACTGCGGCCGGTGCAGCAAGTGCCGGGAACGGCACGACGCGTTCGTGGCGCTCGGCGTCGACGACCCGACGAGCTACGCCGCGCCGCGGCCAACCTGACGGCTATCGCCCGTTCCAGTCGAGATGCGCGTGGAGCTTGCGTCCGGCAAGGGGCAGCTCACGCGGCTCGGACGGACGGCCGACATCCGCCTGGCGCATGACGTGGCGATCGACGCGCCGCAGCACCTTCTTCAGCTGGCGCTCGTCTGGCGCCGCGAGCACGACCACTCCGCCCGACTGCGCCGTCGGGAAGCGGCGCTCGTCGAAGTAGTCACGGTCGAGCGTCACGAGCGTGCGGTGCATCTGCGCGGCGAGACGGAAGTGCTCGGTGTCGCGCGCGCGGCGCAGGTCGGGGTGCTCCATCACGAAGAAGACGTCCCACGCCAGCTCGCGGCGCATGAACACCACGAGGCCCGTGGGGACATTGGCGTCGGCGTACACGCGCGGCGCCGACGTGGTGCGTCCCAGCATCGCGCCGAGCTCCGTCGCGAGCGTTCGCATGATCTCCTCCCGCCGCTGTCACGACGACCCGGCCCGCTCGGTGGCGGCCGCGAGCGCCTGCCGCTTCAGGTCGGCGACGAGCGCATCGCGGCGGTGGTAGAGCGCCTTGCGCTGGCGCGTGTGCCGCTCGGACCCGACGACGTACTCGCAGAAGATCGGGAAGGCGATGGTCGAATCGGCGTAGGTGACCACCGTGTCGGGCAGGACACCCGGGTTGACCTTGCCCCAGCTCACCGCCTCGGACGGGGTCGCGCCCGACAATCCGCCCCAGACCACCTGGTCGGTCGTGATCTGGATGAAGTAGTCGTTGCCGCCCTTCGGAATGCCGTACACCTCCCACAAGGTCGGCTGGCCCTGCAGGTAGAAGTTCTTCGGCGACCCGCCGCCCAGGATCACGCAGCCGTTGCGTTCACCAGCCAGGATGATGGCGCACACCTCGTTGACGTCGCGGTTCGGGTCGACCATCAACGTGCTGCCGCGCATCAACTCGTTCCATGCCACGTTCATGCCGATGGAGCTGTCGCCTGGCGACGACGTGTAGACCGGCACGCCGCAGGCGGCTGCCGCCGCGACGACGGAGTGGGCCTCGCAGCCCGGGTACTGCGCCGCGAGATCGAGCCCGAGGCCGTAGTGGAGCTCGGCGGTCGACACCGGTCCGTCGAGGCCGCTGCGCTCGAAGAACCCGCGCAGGTAGGCGTCGGTCTCGAGCAGCACGCTCGCCGGGAACAGCACGTCGTAGATGCGGATGACGCCATCGGCGTACAGCTCGCGGTCGTCGAGGAAGGGCGAGCCCCGGTGGAGCGTGAAGTTCAGCGCGTAGTGCAGATCGTGGTAGAGGTTCGCGCCCGTGCTGATCACGAAGTCGACGAGGCCGCGCTCCATCAGCTCGATCACGCAGCCGCCGAGCCCGGCCGGCGTCAGCGCCCCGGCCACCGTCAGCCCGATGGTCGTGTCGTGGGCGGGGTCGAGCATCTTGTCGGTGAAGATGCGGCAGGCCTCGCCGAGGCGCCCCGCGTTGAACGCCTGGAACCCGTGATCGACGAGCTGCCGCACGTCGGCGCTGCCGCGCGGGCGGTAGTAGCGGATCGCCTCGCCGCCGAGGTGCTTGCGGGCGGAGGAAACGGGCGTCCCGGGAGCGCGGTGCGGCACGGTGGTCTCTCCTCGCAACGAAACGGCACGGATCGAGCGACGGCCTCGCGGAGCGCCGCTGTACGGCCCGCCTCCGCCCCCAACCCGACGGTCCGATCAAGGGTAGCTTACCGCGACGGGGCCCCGAAGCTCTGAGGCAGCGCGGGGTGTGCTATCGTCCGGGGAAGGCGCGTGCCGGACGCCTCCACCGGACCCGCGCGACGTGGAGGCTCGTATGCGGAACCTGGCGGGCAAGCGCGTCCTCATCACCGGCAGCGCCTCGGGCATCGGCAGGGCACTCGCCGAACGGCTGGCCGCGGAACGTGCCGTCCTGCTGATGGTCGACCTCAACGAGGCGCTGCTCGACGAGACGGCCCGTGCGATGACCGCCGCAGGCGCCACGGTGCGCACGTATGTGGCCGACGTCACGGACACGCCAGCCCTCGTGACCCTGCGCGAGCGCGTGCACGCCGAGGGTGGCCCCATCGACGTCCTCGTGAACAACGCGGGCGTGGTCTTCGGTGGGCCGTTTCTCGACGTGCCGCTCGAGAAGCACGTGCTCACCTACCGGATCAACACCCTCGGCCTCGTCACGCTCACGCACCTGTTCCTGCCCGACCTGATCGCCCGGCCCGAGGCTCACCTCGTGAACGTGGCCAGCGCCTCGGGGTTCATCGGGCTGCCGTTCGGCTCGACCTACGCGTCGAGCAAGTGGTCGGTGATCGGGTTCTCGGAGTCGATCCAGCAGGAACTGGCCCTGCTCGGCCACCACCACGTGAAGGTGACCATCGCGTGCCCCAGCTACGTGAGCACCGGCCTGTTCGATGGCGCCCGCCCCCCCTTCCTGACACGGCTGCTCACGCCGCAGCGCCTGGCCGACCGGGTCGTCTCGGCCATCACTCGCGAGCGTTTGTGGGTGCTCACGCCCTGGCTGGTCAGGGTGACGCCTGCGCTGAAGGGTCTGCTCCCGACGCCGGTGTTCAATGCCATCTCGGGCATGCTCGGCGCGACGTCGAGCATGACCGGCTGGAAGGGACGCGCCGGACACTGAGGCAACACGATCAGCTCGGCCGCGTGGCCGAGGCCACCCGGTCCACGAACGCCCTGCGCTCGGCCGCCCTTACGCCCGGTGCGGTGCGGCCGGCTCCTCTTCGTCGCCCACGTGCCCCACGACCGGGTGGTCGACGAGGTGCAGCGGCGCGACCTCGTCGGTCGGCACCGCGAGCCGCATCGAGAAGTAGAGGGCGACGCCGAGCACCATCGCGGCGAGCAGGACCACGAGCAGCAGCAGGTACCAGCCGAGCGATCGCACCGGAGCGAGCAGCTCATCTTCGGCTTGCGAGACCGCCACGATCCACCCCAGGTTCGGATAGCTGAGCCCGAGTTGACTCGACGCCAGGCCGACGACGCGCGAGGTATCGCCCGCCGCGGACGTGAAGAACGTCCCCGCGTCGGGGCCGAGATCGCGCAGCGCGTCGAGCCGTGCAACGAGCGCATCGCGGGCGAAGAACCGCGCGTTCGGATCGCTCGTGCGCCGGCTGAACACGACCGAGCCGTTGTCGCGCAGCAGTACGGCGTCGCCCGTCGACCCGAGCGACACGCCCCCGACGAGGGCGAGCAGCTCGCGGCTGTCGACCACGACCTTGAGGACCCCGGCGAGCGTCTCGGTGTCGGGTGCCTCGACCGGGACGGCGACCTCGAGGATGTGCGTCCGCGTCGCCTCGTCCCATCGGACGTCGGTGATGCTGACGCCACCACGCTGGCCGCTCTCGGCCGCGCTCTTCCACCAGTCCTCGTCGCCGACGAAGGCGATGTCGGCGCGGTGCGAGGCCGCCACGATCCGGCCGTACCGGTCGGTCAGCAGCGCCTCGCGGTAGATGCGGTCGTGGACCACGAGATCGGCGAGGTAGCGCGAGGCCGCGGTGTCCCAGACGGCATCGGGCCACGACCGCGCCCGGCGCGCCGACTCCTCGTTCGAGAACGGCTGGGCCGAGCCCCTCGCGGCCTCGGCGCGCAGATCGGGCGTCCGGCCGACAAGCGAGATGTCGAGGATGCGCCGGAACACGTAGGTGTCGACGGCCGACGCGACCTGTTGAGCCACCTGCGACAGGTGCTCGCCCTGGCTGGCCGTGAGCCTGGCCTGCCCCTGCCAGAGGATGACCATGACGCCAAGAGCCAGGATGGGGAGGCCGACGATCAGGAAGACCGTCAGCACGCGGGGATTCAGCCGAAGGTGACGCGAACCCATGGCGCCCTCCCTGTGAACGTCGGGCGCCGGCACGGCGCTCGACAGAGGCCGAATCGACAGACCACACCAATGACGGGGGCCGCCCCCACTCTCGCGCCGCGCCGCCCCGCTGTCAAGCGAAACCGGGCCGATGAAGGGCGCGTCCCGCCGCCGCGCCGACGCGTCAGCCTTTCAGGCCGGCCAGCGCGAGCCACGGCACCGCCAGCCACGACGGGTGCGCCTCGAACCGGGTAGCGCGCTCGCCCAGCTCGCGGAGGTTCCGGTGGTCGGCGAACCACATCGGCGTCGGCCACATCCGGAACGGCCCGCGCACCACCGACTTCTGCGGGTAGTCGAAGAACATCGTGTTGTGGACGAACCCGATGCCCGACCGGACGTGGTCGAGCGTGTTGCCCGGGTAGGCCCCCCAGCTCGCGACGCCGAGGGCGAAGTTGACGCCGGCCCAGACGTTCACCGCGACGCCGCCGTAGCGCAGGTCGGCGATGGCCTGCTCGACGGCCGCCCGATGCCGGCGGCCGGTGATCCCATCGACGATCAGCATCGCCGAGAGATTCCCCCAGACGTGCTCGTTGACGAACGGCACTGCCTGTCGGAGGAACGACGGCGCGTCGGACACGTCGAGGCTGACCTCGGCCAGCACGCCGCAGAAGGCCTCGCGGGTGAGCGCGTACTCACCCGCGTCCGGTGGGACGTTGGGAATCATCGTCCACGGAACGACGTGCGGCCCACCAGGCCCGAAGACCCGGGCATTCGGGTAGTGCTCGCGGAACCCGTGGTACCGCTCCTCGGCGCCAGGATAGTACGCCCGACGCGCGGGCAGCCTGACCAGCACGTCGTGCAGCCGGTCGAGGAACGCGTCGCGCTGGTCCCAGCCTCGCGCCAGCACCAGCACCTTGGCGGCGTTGCAGTTGAAGGACGCGTTGTTGGCGAGCATGCTCGCCACGTTGCGTGCCTGGTAGGTCAGGTCGGCATCCGACCAGCGCCCGGGAACGACGAGCACCGGCGTCACGCACCCGAGCTCGGACGTCACGTGCTTGGCGAGGCGAGGCTCGCGGCGCACCCGCCGGGCCTCCTGCTCCTCGGCGGTCTCGCCCCAGACGATGGCGTCGTGGGTCCGATCCGACCCGGTGAGGTGGATGCTGTCAATCGAAGGGTGCGCACAGAGGTACTGGCCGACGTCGGCGCCGCCGGTCACGATGGCGAGGTACCCGGGTTCGACGAGCGACCGGAACGCCCTGGCGAACACGGGCGCGAGGTACTCGTTGACGGGGTTCATCTTGAGGACGACGACCTCGTCTTCGGCGAAGAGCTTGTGCGCGACGTCGAGCGGACCGATCGACGAGACGTTGCCGGCCCCGAGCACGAGGGCCGTCCGTCCGGGCCGCCGCTCTCCGGCCGCCTTCCGGCGATAGAGGGTGCCCTGGCTGGGTGGCCGCCCCGGCTCGATCCAGACTTCGACCGACATGCGCGAGTACACGAGCCACTCGCGCAGCCCGGCGGGAAAGACGTGCGCGACGATCTGCCCATCGGGCCGGGTCTCGAGACGCCTTGGCCGCGGCGCGGCGCCGGCCTCGAGCGCATCGGCCATCTGGCGCAATTGCAGCACGGTCACGAGCGGACCCGAGAACCACTCCTCACCGGCGAGCGGCGAGGTCTGGTCGATGCCCTTCGCGACGCACCCGAGCTTCACCCAGTCGCCGGCGACGGCCACAACGTCGTCGATGGTCCGGCGGAGCAGGGCCACTCGTTCGGACAGGTCCACCCGGATCCAGGCCTCCCTGCGCGCGGCGACGTGATCGACCACCGGGTCGAGAGTGGCAGCCAGCCGGTCGGCGGCCGACTCGGGTGTCGTGACGGTCATGACAGTCTCCCCGGGCGGCGGGCAGGCCGCGCCCATTGGTGTCGTCCCGGTGTTTGGCAACACCCGGCGGATCGCATATAACAAGGGCCCTTGGCACTTCGACGCTCGCGAGGCGCGTCACCCATGAAGATTCCCCACCTCATCCTCCGGCAGCTCTATACCTTCGGCAGCCTGGCGTCCTCGGCCGACGGCGTCCGCTTCACGCTCAAGAACCGGCTCAGCGACGCGTCGCTCACGGGCCTGTCGCGCGTGGCCGTTGGCGGACTCGATGTCCCGCTCGACCGCGTCACGCTGGCGTCGGGCGACGACGGGCCCATCGGCGCGGCGTCGGTGTCGGGCGCCTCGCCGCTCGACTTCCCTCTGCGCCGTGCGGTCGTCGTCCACGCGGCGGGGGTGCAACTGCCCCCGGGCAAGCACGAGATCGCGCTCGCCTTCGACGTCGACCCGTTCGGCGCGCTCGCCTTCACCGTCGAGGACGCGCTCGCGGCCGACGAGCCCGCGACAGGCCGCCCGCAGCTGCCGTACGACAAGGACGACAACCAGACGCCCGCGATCATCCGCGCGCGCCAGGCGTTCGTGGAGCAGACGACCGGCGCCCCCCTGCGCCACGTCCCGCACTACTCGTTCGACCCCGCCGCGACACGGGGCAACATCGAGAACTTCACCGGTGTCGCCCAGGTGCCGATCGGACTCGCCGGGCCACTCGTCGTCAACGGCGAGCACGCCCGGGGTGAGTTCCTCATCCCGCTCGCGACGACGGAGGGCACGCTCGTCGCGTCGTACAACCGCGGCATCAAGGTGCTCAACCTCGCCGGCGGCGTGACGTGCACGGTCGTCGACGACTGCATGCAGCGCGCACCCGTGTTCGCCTTCGACTCGGCTCGCGAGGCGCGCGACTTCCGCGACTGGGTCGATGGGCACCTCGCGCAGATCCGCGAGGCGGCCGAGGCGACGTCGAGCGTCGCCAAGCTGCTGTACGTCGACACCTACCTGGTGAACAAGTTCGCCTACCTCCGCTTCAACTTCGCCACGGGCGACGCCGCCGGTCAGAACATGGTGGGCCGCGCGACGTTCGCCGCGTGCAGCTGGATCCTCGAGCAGATCGACACCGTCAGGAAGTTCTACCTCGAGTCGAACTTCGCCACCG
The Acidobacteriota bacterium DNA segment above includes these coding regions:
- a CDS encoding ubiquinone/menaquinone biosynthesis methyltransferase, producing the protein MQRPWQDGRVPLAEAFATPEVKRGYNRWLFSTIAPRYDLVTRVLSCGLDQRWKDRVVELTSPAPGARGLDLACGTGDLAIRLAGRGVAVVGVDLALPMIRLARRKAEARRVTFVAADITCLPVADACVDLVTAGYALRNVPDLDTALLEMHRVLRPGGRIVALDFNRPASTLVRSVYLGYLDAVGSILGWALHRDADTYRYISASLRRYPGAPALLARWRAAGFDQVTWHPLLGGLMGMTSARRGPTPASRPRGVEPTVADGDAREAGGQRSTNGSSSFSRNSST
- a CDS encoding metal-dependent transcriptional regulator, whose amino-acid sequence is MPSSTVENYLKAVHHAQSALEADALVPMGQLAQALGVVPGTATAMVKALAESGLVRYEPYAGVRLTPAGDRLAGLVLRRHRLIELFLVRVMGLRWDEVHDEAEHLEHAMSDRLIDRMDEMLGWPAVDPHGDPIPDPQGTVPRREYLSLATSPIATPLVVSRIADQDAEFLRFVERSGLKPGTPISVEVRDAASDAVHVVTGDGRRLTLGLRAASKLLVEIAGRP
- a CDS encoding HAD-IA family hydrolase; translation: MTPRLVVFDLDGTLVDSRDDLATAANRMLASYGLDPLEPATVAGMVGEGARLLVDRVLAARGLPADRWPSDALTRYLAHYDDCLLDETRPYDGAVDMVRALAERSVLAVVTNKPAAPAVRLLQHFGFAPYLSSIVGGDGPFPRKPDPSSVLDLMRRFDATGRACALVGDSWVDLQTARAAGAQAVCAAYGFGFQAMAAADLAGVRLVSRPLALLEAFAGDANAAEA
- a CDS encoding 6-pyruvoyl tetrahydropterin synthase family protein; this translates as MYSVTKRIEFCYGHRLLDYDGVCKHPHGHNAVAEIEVRSGALDSRNMVADFSDIKRLVKGWIDRELDHKMILRHDDPLVGPLRALGEPMYLLESNPTVERIAKLIFDQAASLGFPVVAVRVYETPSSSAVYTGE
- a CDS encoding 7-cyano-7-deazaguanine synthase; amino-acid sequence: MLCSAGLDSAVLVALEARTGPVVPVYVAVGFAWEAAEQRALERLFAAGAYGGQVDRPVTLALDMRDVYAPSHWAVRGDPPGYHTPDEDVYLTGRNVVLLGKAGVFCATRGLHRLAIGPLAGNPFPDATPEFFRAMASALSLGLGHDIEIVAPLQAMHKDEVIALGRELGVPLELSLSCMNPSDDLHCGRCSKCRERHDAFVALGVDDPTSYAAPRPT
- a CDS encoding DUF5615 family PIN-like protein; translated protein: MRTLATELGAMLGRTTSAPRVYADANVPTGLVVFMRRELAWDVFFVMEHPDLRRARDTEHFRLAAQMHRTLVTLDRDYFDERRFPTAQSGGVVVLAAPDERQLKKVLRRVDRHVMRQADVGRPSEPRELPLAGRKLHAHLDWNGR
- a CDS encoding deoxyhypusine synthase, with translation MRYYRPRGSADVRQLVDHGFQAFNAGRLGEACRIFTDKMLDPAHDTTIGLTVAGALTPAGLGGCVIELMERGLVDFVISTGANLYHDLHYALNFTLHRGSPFLDDRELYADGVIRIYDVLFPASVLLETDAYLRGFFERSGLDGPVSTAELHYGLGLDLAAQYPGCEAHSVVAAAAACGVPVYTSSPGDSSIGMNVAWNELMRGSTLMVDPNRDVNEVCAIILAGERNGCVILGGGSPKNFYLQGQPTLWEVYGIPKGGNDYFIQITTDQVVWGGLSGATPSEAVSWGKVNPGVLPDTVVTYADSTIAFPIFCEYVVGSERHTRQRKALYHRRDALVADLKRQALAAATERAGSS
- a CDS encoding SDR family NAD(P)-dependent oxidoreductase gives rise to the protein MRNLAGKRVLITGSASGIGRALAERLAAERAVLLMVDLNEALLDETARAMTAAGATVRTYVADVTDTPALVTLRERVHAEGGPIDVLVNNAGVVFGGPFLDVPLEKHVLTYRINTLGLVTLTHLFLPDLIARPEAHLVNVASASGFIGLPFGSTYASSKWSVIGFSESIQQELALLGHHHVKVTIACPSYVSTGLFDGARPPFLTRLLTPQRLADRVVSAITRERLWVLTPWLVRVTPALKGLLPTPVFNAISGMLGATSSMTGWKGRAGH
- a CDS encoding aldehyde dehydrogenase family protein; its protein translation is MTVTTPESAADRLAATLDPVVDHVAARREAWIRVDLSERVALLRRTIDDVVAVAGDWVKLGCVAKGIDQTSPLAGEEWFSGPLVTVLQLRQMADALEAGAAPRPRRLETRPDGQIVAHVFPAGLREWLVYSRMSVEVWIEPGRPPSQGTLYRRKAAGERRPGRTALVLGAGNVSSIGPLDVAHKLFAEDEVVVLKMNPVNEYLAPVFARAFRSLVEPGYLAIVTGGADVGQYLCAHPSIDSIHLTGSDRTHDAIVWGETAEEQEARRVRREPRLAKHVTSELGCVTPVLVVPGRWSDADLTYQARNVASMLANNASFNCNAAKVLVLARGWDQRDAFLDRLHDVLVRLPARRAYYPGAEERYHGFREHYPNARVFGPGGPHVVPWTMIPNVPPDAGEYALTREAFCGVLAEVSLDVSDAPSFLRQAVPFVNEHVWGNLSAMLIVDGITGRRHRAAVEQAIADLRYGGVAVNVWAGVNFALGVASWGAYPGNTLDHVRSGIGFVHNTMFFDYPQKSVVRGPFRMWPTPMWFADHRNLRELGERATRFEAHPSWLAVPWLALAGLKG
- a CDS encoding hydroxymethylglutaryl-CoA reductase: MKIPHLILRQLYTFGSLASSADGVRFTLKNRLSDASLTGLSRVAVGGLDVPLDRVTLASGDDGPIGAASVSGASPLDFPLRRAVVVHAAGVQLPPGKHEIALAFDVDPFGALAFTVEDALAADEPATGRPQLPYDKDDNQTPAIIRARQAFVEQTTGAPLRHVPHYSFDPAATRGNIENFTGVAQVPIGLAGPLVVNGEHARGEFLIPLATTEGTLVASYNRGIKVLNLAGGVTCTVVDDCMQRAPVFAFDSAREARDFRDWVDGHLAQIREAAEATSSVAKLLYVDTYLVNKFAYLRFNFATGDAAGQNMVGRATFAACSWILEQIDTVRKFYLESNFATDKKASQINIMRTRGKRVTAEAVVPRHVLVEVMRVEPESLAYHSNVATIGAFFSGANNNGAHSPNGITAMFIATGQDVANVAESSAGILYTEITPARDLYISLTIPSLIVATHGGGTGLATQRECLSMLGCTGRGSVRKLAEIIAGVALAGELSLGAAISSLDWVSSHEKYGRNR